ATATGTTCTCGCCTACGTTGGATTGCTGGCGGTCATAATGCAGGGCTATTTGCTCGACAAACTGTCGAAACGCTTTGGATTGACGCGGCTTGTGATCGCCGGAGTATTCATTTTACTGGTGAGTTTTCTTGCGGTCCCGTATGTTTCGGCGCAATCATTCGGGCTCATCGGATTGCTGATCGGCGCGGCCGGATTCGCCATCGGCAACGGGTTGTCGTCGCCATCGCTGACGGCGCTTGCGTCAAAGGTCGCGCACGAACACGAACAGGGCAAGGCGCTTGGCGTGATGCAATCGGCCGCGAGCCTCGCGCGTGCGGTCTCGCCGATGCTCACCGGTTATCTGCTCAACAACGCCGTCAATCAAGTCGACGCGGATTCGCTCAAGCGTAATTTCTGGACGGCCGCTGCGATTCTTTGGTGACGTTGTTTGTCGCCGTCTATTTTATGACGCACAACGAAGAGAAGAGTCTGAACGCATAGAGGCCGCTATTTCTTGTCTACCCAACCCCACGGCGCGGGCTGTGCCGGCGCCTCGGTTTTCAGATCAAATCTGATCGAAAAATATCGTTCGGTGCCAATTCGCCGGAGATTGTACGTGAAATGACTGCCCGCGACGAGATCGACCCACCAGACGTTGGTCGCCGCGGCGGCGATCACCTTTACCGTTTCTTCTTCGGCGGTAAACATCTGCCGGATAGCAGAACCGACGTTCGGCGATGTGCCGCCGTACATCGTCACTTTGTCGGGCGTTCCGTCTTCGTGCCGGTGATCGTGCTTGAGTTCGATCCGGCCGTTTTTCAGTTTCGTAAAGACCCAGGTCCGCGAGCGGTCCTCACCGACAAAGAACGGAACGAAAATGCGATTTTTGTCGCACCGACGGATATGCATCACAAGGTCCTTTCCCTTGAACGTCGTGTCGTCGGCCGGCGCCGCTTCGACTTTTCCGACATATGCTTTGCCGCAGAGTTTTGTTAGCTCGGCCCAGAATGAAACGCTTTGAGCCGGAATCGCTTGAGTAAGAATGAACAATAGCAGCAAGCCGATGGTGGTTTTCATACGATTCTCCCGGAATGGTTAAGTCCGTGCGCGCCAAAATGATAGCAAGTTGATTTGGAAAAGTTAACGGGCCGGCGTGCGGGAAAAAGCCGGGACAAGAAAAGAGGCACCGGAAATTTCGAGTTTCCGATGCCCCGAATAACCTTCAGTTCTCACTTTTCGTTCGTGAGATAGAAGTTCTGATCGGACAGTTCATCGCGAAGAAACAAAGTCAGCGCATTCGTTGAGAACGCGTACTTTTGCTGGCGATGGACACATTGTAAACCACGCCTGTTGGAAGATCCGTAAGCGAATAGTATCCCAACGAATTCGTTCGCGTTCTGAAAACACCGCCATTCAGCGTGTCGACAGCCGAGATCGAGATGTTTGGAAGACCAATGTTGTTTAAGTCAACTACGTAGCCGCTTATCGAAGCGTTCGCCGAATTGATGATCGGGTTTGAAATTGGCGCGACCTTGCGTTCCACGGAATCGCGACTTGCCGGTGTTGTCAACTCGGTTTCGGGATCGGCGACGAGTCTCGCTCCGACGACATCGCCGTCGAGTGTCAACCTGAAGTCATTGTTCGAGAAATGGAAACTCTTGTGGCGAAGCGTCACGATGTGCAAGTCACCCACCGTCAACCCCTCGAGCGCAAAGTTGCCAAACGAATTGGTAACTGCCGAGGCGACCTCCATCGTCGAGACATTCAGGGCCGAGATGGTCACGCCGCGAATGCCGATGCCTTCCGCCGTGTAAACCGCTCCGGAATACGACGCTTCGGCGGCCGTCGGTGCGTTGATTCTGAGACAGGTAGGATCGATTCCAGGGGTCTGGAATGTTTCCGATGGCCCTGTACAGCCAATGCCGGCCTCGCCCTGGCAGATCGACGTCGACGGAGCGACGACACCGCCCTGTGTGGTGACAACCGTACCGTCAAGCGTATCCGAGCGTACGCCGGAACCGGACACGTTCGTGCCGGTTGCCAGCGGCCAGTTCAGGATCGTGCCGTAATAGGCGCTGTTGATCGTCGTCCTGATGGTCACCGCGATTCGTCCGTTAACCCCGAGCACCGCGCCCGGAGCCAAAAGATTCGTATTCGCCCCTGATTCCCGTATAAGAATCGTTGCGGACCGCGATCGTCCCGGTGCCTGTTGCCGTCACCGTGACCGCGCTGGGCGCGGTTCCGGCCAGCGTAATATCGGACTGGAGAACATCCGCGATCTGAAAATTGGCCGCCGCCGCGAGACCCGTGTTGACATAGTTTATCGTCCACGTCACCGTGTCGTTCGGGCTCAATCCGGTCGGCGGAACGTCGGTCGTCAGCGCTACCCACTTGTAGCCGAAGATCGTCGGGAGGTCGAGTCCGCACGTCACCGGCCGTGAAGGCGGAACGAACAACGAGTTCAAATACATTCGTCGTCCGTTGATGTTCGTAAGGTCGGACGAAGTGCCGCGCGTGTAGTCGTGGCCGCCCATTTCAAAGACATAGCCGCCGCCAAGTCCGGTGTTTCCGACCTGCGAGACGGTTGCGATATACACGTCGTCGTTGCTGCCAGTGTGCCGCGCCGCGATCAGTGTTCCGTTCTGGAAGACCGAACCGCTGGCGAGCGAATAGTCGGTGATCGCACCGTCCTGCTCGCCGTTCAGATTTCCGCGGAACTGGCCGAATGGCATCGCGCCGTTCGATATGCCGGTGCCGTTAACATCCGAGCCGTCGTTGGTTCCAAAACGCTATAGCCCAAGGTCGCCTGAAAGCGCCTGTATGTAGCGTTGTTCTCGAACGTATTGATCGACGCGCATTGAAGCAACAAGTTGGCGCTGCTTTCGACAAAGCGCGGTAGCCGCTGACCCATTGGGTCGACGTCGAGTGCGCTTGAGTGGGGATCGTAAAACACGAACCTACATTGATCGTCGAATCATCGACGGCCGCATAATATGCGCTGCCGATGCCGGCCGAATTCAGCAGCAATTGCAAACAAGCGTTCCGAAACCGCCGCCGTCGGGGCCGATCGCGATCCGCGGCTTATGTGTCAGCGTGTAGCGGATATCGATCGTTGCCGACGCGGTCGTTTTGATAGACCGTGACATCATCCGTGGTTCCGGAAATGATGTTGTTGAAAGCGGTCACAACCGGCTTGGTAATGACCGCCGTATTCCGGCGAGATGATGAACGGCCCCGCCGGAAAAATCGACGTTCGTTCCGGAGGCCGACTGGGTATTGCCGGAATATCGGTGAAGAAGCCTGCGGTAAAGTCCTCATCAACCTTCGCTTTACCGGGTTTTGTTGCCCATTTGATTGGAACATTGTTCTGCAGAAGGTAGTTTGGCGTCCGCATGACTCAGGTTGAACGTCGTTCCGGACGAATTTCCCTGATGAACATTGTCCATCGGAATGATCAAAGCTCCTGTCGCGATAACCTCTTGCAGGACAGAACTGGCCTTGACGGAGGCTGAGAGAATGTG
This genomic window from Acidobacteriota bacterium contains:
- a CDS encoding carboxypeptidase regulatory-like domain-containing protein is translated as MAPGAVLGVNGRIAVTIRTTINSAYYGTILNWPLATGTNVSGSGVRSDTLDGTVVTTQGGVVAPSTSICQGEAGIGCTGPSETFQTPGIDPTCLRINAPTAAEASYSGAVYTAEGIGIRGVTISALNVSTMEVASAVTNSFGNFALEGLTVGDLHIVTLRHKSFHFSNNDFRLTLDGDVVGARLVADPETELTTPASRDSVERKVAPISNPIINSANASISGYVVDLNNIGLPNISISAVDTLNGGVFRTRTNSLGYYSLTDLPTGVVYNVSIASKSTRSQRMR
- a CDS encoding MFS transporter, which encodes MAFSMMNTAFPLYTGFSFGYDAEHTGYVLAYVGLLAVIMQGYLLDKLSKRFGLTRLVIAGVFILLVSFLAVPYVSAQSFGLIGLLIGAAGFAIGNGLSSPSLTALASKVAHEHEQGKALGVMQSAASLARAVSPMLTGYLLNNAVNQVDADSLKRNFWTAAAILW